In Helicobacter mastomyrinus, the sequence ATATTTTAGGGCAGGAGGTAAGCTATCCGGAGAGCTATTATAGGGGCGAGTATATCATCAATTTAGCCAAAGAGTGCGAAAAGCACTTTGGAAAGGATATATTTAAAAGTGAAGATTCTATCCCCACATTGGCGGATTTTGGCAAGAATGCGATGCTAGAAGAGATTAAGGCAAATCTTGCATTGCTTGGTATAAGCTTTGATAACTTTGTGAGTGAAAAAGTCCTCTATGCGCAATGGCAGGCCACATTAAATAGCCTCAAAGCACATCAGGGCATTTACGAGAGTGAGGGCAAAGTATGGATAGCTTCCTCTCAACTTAGCGATGAGAAAGACCGCGTTTTAGTGCGTGAAAATGGCGAACCGACCTATCTAGCTGGAGATATTATCTACCATAGAGATAAGTTTATGCGGGATTTTACGCATTATATTAATATTTGGGGTGCAGACCATCACGGCTATATTGCACGTGTGAAGGCAGCTATTCACTTTTTAGGTTATGATGAGGGCAAGCTTGAAGTGCTTTTGTCTCAAATGGTGAGTCTTCTCAAAGGCGGAGAACCTTACAAAATGAGTAAGCGCGCGGGTAATTTTATCCTTCTTAAAGATGTGGTAGCAGATATCGGGGCGGACGCTCTGCGCTTTATTTTCCTCTCTAAAAAGCCCGATACACATCTAGAATTTGATGTCAATGACCTAAACAAGCAGGATTCTAGCAATCCTGTGTATTATATCAATTATGCCAATGCGCGAATCCACACGATATTTGAAAAGGCAGGGATTGTAATGGGTGACCTACCCTTAAAAGATAGCCTCAACCTCAATGATGATGCAAAGGCGCTTTTGTTTGAAGCCCTTTGTCTCCCTCAAATGATAGAATCTAGCTTCCGCGATAGAGAGATTCAAAAAATATGCGAATATCTTAAAAGTCTCGCTGCGAGTCTGCACGGATTCTATAATGCGCATAAAATCCTGCAAACTCTACAGCAAGATGATTATCTCTATGTGCTTAAAGTTGTTAGCCATAGCCTCACGCTTGGGCTAAAGCTGCTCGGGATCAGCGCGAAAACAAAAATGTAGCAAATTTTTATGCTGCCCCCTAGCCCCTCCTGCATTATCCCTGCACTAAAAGACGCCTTCCCGCATACGATACCCATTATGCTTGGCTATGTTTTTATGGGTGCTGTGTTTGGAATCTTGCTACAAAAATCCGGCTTTAATGCACTTTGGGCGTTTGCTATGGCGATTGTTATTTATGGTGGCACGACACAATTTATCGCTGTTGGGCTTATGGCAAATGGTGTGGGGCTATGGGAGAGCTTCTTGCTTGTATCAATGATTAATGCACGTCAAATTTTTTACTCTATCAGTATGCTGGAGCGTTTTAAACAAATGGGTAAAAAATCTTACTATATGATTTATTCCTTAACCGATGAGACTTTAGCACTTTTAAATCTTAAGACACCAAAGGTGGGAGTGGATAGGCAATGGTTTGATTTCTTTATCTCGTTTTTGAATCAATGCTATTGGGTGGTGGGCTGCACTCTTTGGGCATTATTGAGTGAATATCTTCACTTTGAGCCTAAGGGCTTAGAATTTGTGATGAGTGCGATTTTTGTTGTGATTTTTATCGAGCAATGGCGTAATAAGGCTATGCGCACTCCAGCACTTATTGGTATTATCATAAGCCTTGTGTGTCTATGTATCTTTGGTTCGGGGCATTTCTTGCTTCCTGCGTTGTTAGGAATCTGCATTGTGCTAAGCCTTAGGAGGAAGTCCCTTGTTGCCTGAAATCTATCATTCTATGTTGCTTGTTGCGCTCATTGGGCTAAATACCGCCTTGAGCAGATTCCTGCCATTTTGGATTTTGCTAAATCTACTCCTGCGTATATTGTCTTTTTAGGCAAAGTGCTGCCAAGTGCGATTATTGCTATGCTGATTGTGTATTGCCTTAAGGATACGGATTTAAGCCAATATCCCTATGGGCTAAATGAGATTGTCGCCGTATGTGTGGTGGTAGGCATACATACTGCTTTTAAGATTCCCGTGCTAAGCATTATCTGCGGGACTATTACTTATATGCTTCTTGTGCAAAGTGATATATTAAATCTATTGTGAGGAAAATGTAGAGATTTTGCTCAAATTTATGGTTTTTTGATACTTATTAAGCAAACCATCACTTCAAACGAATGCGGGATTCTCTTGTTTCTTTTTTATAAAGGGCGAGTAGGTAATCTGGCGAAAAGCTTAAATGCGCAAGTATTGGCTAGTGCTAAAATACAAGTTGAAATTAGCTTGGCAATATATACCTCGCTCACCCTTGTAAAAAGCAAAAAACTAAATCCTTAAAGCATATTGCTAGAAAGATTCAAAAACCTCAAAACAGGATAAATTATTATCAAATGGCACTTGAAAAAGGTTTTGTTTAAGCTTGTGTATGCTGGTGGATAAGCACAGATTCTATAAGCGCATCAATATCTCCATCAAGCACACCATTAGTATCACTTGTAGCGTAATTACTGCGTAAATCTTTGACTTGCTGATAGGGGGCAAGGACATAGGAGCGGATTTGATGTCCCCAGCCGATTTCACTTTTATCCGTAGCGCTGCTCCGCGCCATTTTCTGCATTTCTAGCTCATAGAGCTTGGATTTAAGCATTTTAATGGCAGTGGCTTTGTTTTTATGCTGACTTCTATCGTTTTGGCATTGCACGACTATGCCGGTGGGGAAATGCGTGATTCTAATAGCAGATTCTGTTTTGTTTACGTGCTGTCCTCCTGCACCGCTCGCGCGATACGTATCTATGCGAATGTCTTTATCCTCGATGTCAATTTGTATATCATCATCTAGCTCGGGACTTACCTGCACACTTGCAAAGCTCGTATGCCGCTTGGCATTGGCATCAAATGGGGAGATTCTTACCAATCTATGCACGCCATTTTCCGCCTTTGCATAGCCATAGGCATTTTCACCTTTTATAATAAACGCCGCACCCTTGATTCCCGCTTCTTCACCATCTTGCAAATCAAGTAGCTCAACTTTGAATCCTCTCCTTTCACCCCAACGCAAATACATACGATAGAGTATACTCGCCCAATCCTGCGACTCCGTCCCACCTGCACCGGGCTGAATGGTAATAATCGCATTTGAACCATCGTTCTCCCCGCTCAACATCACTTGTATTTCATTTTTTTGTATATGTTCTTGTAGGGCAGAGGCGGATTCAAAAAGTAGCTCTAATGTAGCAGAATCTGCTTCGTTTGTAGCGATTTCATAGAGTTCTTGTGCGTCATCAAGCTCTTGCTTCATTGCGTTAAAACTGCCCAAGATTCTCTCATATTTGCGCTTTTGCTTGGCTGCTTCCGCTGCTTTTTGTGCGTCTTTCCAAAAGCTCTCATCACTTTGCAAAGATTCAATCTTATCTAGCTCTGTTTGCATTGCTTGAGGATTGAGAATCTTTGCGATATTCTCGCATTTTGTGTGTAAAGTCTTTAGCAATTCACCATATTCATAAGAATCCATATCTACCCCTTAAGCTTAAAACCCACAATTGTAGCACATATTGATATATCATAAAAAACCCTTGAAATTATAATCATATATTGAGGAGTTGAACCCTCGCTGTATTATTTGCAAGCATAAAATATTCTCAAAGTTTAATAATTTTTAAGAAAATAAAATTCGCAAAATCACTAAGTAGATTTTTAATAAAATTAGGTATTATGTAGCTTTTTCAACAATGAAGGATAAGGGGGTTTTTTATGAATCAGCTAACAGGCGCACAAATGGTGATTGAAGCCTTGCATTTAGAGGGCGTTAAAGTCATATTTGGCTATCCCGGTGGTGCCGTTTTACATATTTATGATGAAATCTACAAGCAACAATATTTTAATCATATTTTAGCGCGGCACGAGCAAGGTGCGGTGCATGCAGCCGATGGATATGCACGTAGTAGTGGAGAAGTGGGCGTGGCTATCATTACTTCAGGTCCGGGCTTTACAAACGCTATTACCGGCATCGCTACTGCCTATACAGATTCTATCCCGCTAGTAGTTATTAGCGGACAAGTGCCTATCACGCAAATTGGCACAGACGCATTTCAGGAGATTGACGCAGTGGGGATTTCACGCCCTTGCACGAAGCATAATTTCCTTGTGCGGCATATTACCGAGCTTCCTAGAATCTTGAAAGAAGCCTTTTATATCGCTAAAAGTGGGCGTCAGGGTCCCGTGCTGGTGGATATTCCAAAGGATATTACAGGCACATTAGGAGAATTTACCTATCCAAATAGTATTACATTGCAAAGTTATAAGCCCACGATTAAGGGCAATCCTCGTCAAATCAAAAAGCTTTGTGAAGCCCTTATATGCGCTAAAAAGCCGCTTTTGTATATCGGGGGCGGGGCGATTCTCTCTAATGCGGGTGAAGATGTGCGGGAGTTAGCCCATCGCACAGGGATTCCCTGTGTGGAGACACTCCTTGCGCGTGGGGTGTTAGCGCATAATGATGAGAATCTACTAGGAATGCTAGGAATGCACGGCAGCTATGCGGCGAATATGGCAGTGAGTGAGTGCGACTTGCTCGTGTGCTTGGGCGCGAGGTTTGATGATAGGGTAACAGGTAGATTAAGCGATTTTGCTAAGGGTGCGAAAATCGCGCATATTGATATTGATCCTAGCTCTATTGGCAAGATTGTAAGCGTGGATTTCCCCATAGTTGGGGATTTGAAGCATATATTAGCCGATATGATGATTGAGCTTAGTACATACAATAGTGAGCATATCGCCGAGTGGAAGGCGTATTTGCACACTTTAGCAAAGCAAAATCCGCTCACTTATACGGGTAGCACAGATTCTATCAAGCCTCAATGGGTCGTGCAAAAAATCGGCGAAATGCTAGGCGATAAGGCGATAATTACCACTGATGTGGGGCAGCATCAAATGTGGGCGGCGCAATTCTATCCCTTTAGCTTCCCACGTCAATTCCTCACAAGCGGCGGACTTGGCACGATGGGCTATGGGCTACCTGCGGCACTTGGGGCAAAACTCGCCCGTGAGGATAAGCATATTATCAATATTACAGGCGATGGCTCGATTTTAATGAATATCCAAGAGCTAATGACTTGCGTGGAGTATAATATCCCCCTTGTGAGCGTGATTTTGAATAATAATTACTTAGGTATGGTGCGGCAATGGCAGAGCTTCTTTTATGATAATCGCTTCTCCCACGTAGATTTAAGTATGCAGCCTGATTTTATTAAGCTTATAGAATCTTTTGGCGGTGTGGGTTTTAGAGTAGAGTGCAAAGAGACATTTGAAAATGCTTTAAAACAAGCCCTAGCAGCAAAAAAAGTAGCTTTTATTGAGGTGATAGTAGATAGGCACGAAGATGTGCTGCCTATGGTGCCAACGGGCGGGGCGTTGCACGAGATGATACTTCATAAAAAACAAAAATAGTTCTAAAGGGAGCAAATAATGGAAACAAAGCACAAAGAGCTTAAAAAAAGCATTTGTATTAATGTGATTAATGAGCATAGCGTTTTAGCGCGGATTTCAGGGCTTTTTTCAGCAAGGGGCTATAATATAGAATCTTTGACTACTGCACCTATCCCTAATACTAATCTCTCGCGCATTACAATTGTAACACAAGGTTCAGCCGTGGTGATAGAGCAGATTATTAAGCAGCTTCATAAGCTTATCCCTGTGGTGAGTGTGGTTTCAAACGATGATTTGCTTGAGAAAGAAGCCGTGTTAGTAAAGATTCCTTTAAGTGAGCGTTTAGCAGATATAGAAGTGCTATGCAAGGCGTATAATGGCAAAATTGTTAATGCTAATGAAAAATACATCATCGTTATTGCCACAGACAAGCCCAATGCCATTAGCCAATTTATTGCTGCGATAAAAACTTTCAACCCTAAAGAGATTATCCGCAGTGGCGTGATTGCGATGGAAAAATAATAAACGATAGAATCTAAGGAGCATTTATGAGGGTAAAATTAGGTGTGAATATCGACCATATCGCTACTTTGCGCGAGGCAAGGGCAATTTATGAGCCAGATGTGCTGGAGGCAGTATTTGTGGCAAAAAATGCCGGGGCGAACCAAATCACCTTACATTTGCGCGAGGACAGGCGGCATATTCACGATAGCGATGTGAAGCGCATTGTCCAATCAAGCCCCCTGCCTGTCAATATAGAATCCGCCCTTGATGAGAAAATTATCGATTATCTTTGTGCCTTAAAGCCACATCGCATTACGCTTGTGCCGGAAAAAAGAGAGGAGATTACCACAGAGGGCGGCTTAGATATAGAAGCACATTATAATAGCATACGCGAGAGTATAAAAGCCTTTGAATCTGTAGGGATTGCAAGTGCCCTTTTTATCGACCCAAAAAAAGAATCTATTTTTTTAGCGCGTGAGCTAGGGGCAAATGCCGTAGAGCTACACACGGGCAGATATGCTAATCTGCACCTTATGGCTTATAGCAATCTCGCTCACACACATCATTGTATCGCAGATATAAATCTCCCTAGAAATGAGCTGTTTAATGAAATTCGCATTAGCCTAGAGAATATCGCTCATTGTGCGATTCTAGCGACTTCTAGCGCGGAGGTGCGCACTATGGAGTGCTTTGCTGGACACGGATTAAACTATCAAAATGTTGGGGCTATTACGGCTATTCCGCATATCAGTGAGCTTAATATCGGGCATAGCATTATCGCAAGGGCAGTATTTGTAGGGCTCGAACGTGCCATCATACAGATGAGAGAAGCAATGTGTCAAAAATAGCCATTAGCATTGGTGATGTCAATGGCATAGGGCTTGAAATTGCCCTAAAAGCACATCAATATATTGCACAATGGTGTGAGCCGCTCTATTGTGTGCATAGAGATGTGTTAGAATCTGCAGGAGTACTTTTAAAATGCCCTGTATCTTTGGATATGGCTTGTGTGGGAGATTTTACATATCATTTAGAACATCTGATTGAGCCAAGTTGCATAAGCGCACAAAGCGGAAAATATAGCTATGAGAGCTTTATGCAGGGTGTGAAACTTGCTCAAAGTGGAGAGTGCGAGGCTTTAGTAACGCTCCCTATCCATAAAAAAGCGTGGCAAAAGGCAGGAATAACATATATCGGGCATACACACGCGCTTTCATCATATTTTCAAACGCAAGGCATTATGATGTTAGGCTGTCCATCGCTCTTTGTCGCACTTTTTACCGACCATATTGCCTTAAATGAAGTCAGTCAATGTGTGAATAAGGAGAGTGTGAAAGAGTTTTTATTACGTTTTGCTAGGGCAGTGAAACTGAGTGAAACTTGCTGTGTGCTGGGGCTTAATCCGCATTGTGGCGACGAGGGCGTGATGGGTAATGAGGATAGTCTCATTACTCTAGCCGTGCAGGAGGCAAATGCGGAGCTAGGCAAGGAGATATTTTTTGGTGCATATCCTGCCGATAGTGCTTTTTCGCCTTTAAATCGCGCTAGATTCCGCTATTTTGTGAGTATGTATCACGATGTGGGATTAGCTCCCCTAAAGGCACTTTATTTTGAGGAGAGCATTAATGTGAGTTTAAATCTCCCTATTTTACGCACTTCAGTAGATCACGGCGTGGCGTATGATAAGGCGTATAAGCAAGATTCTAAAGTGAGCTTACAAAGCTATCTTAACGCAGTCAAATATGCTTTAGATAGGGCTTAAATGGAGTTTGCTATGCCTTTATTCTTACTTTATGCTTATCCACCCTCGCAAATTCTATAAGGCATTTAGCTTAGATAATCCTAAGGGCATAGTCTAATATTCATAATTCCCACGATAAGAGATTTGTTTATAGCAATTTGTGCTTGTGTAAAAAGCTATGAATAATTTTATAGTAAAATGCGGAAAGTTTCGTAACTCACTCTCTAAAAAGGAAATCTTATGTGTGGAATCGTAGGCTATATTGGCAATAATGAGAAAAAGCAAATCCTTCTTAATGGTTTAAAGGAGTTAGAATATCGTGGCTATGATAGTGCGGGGATTGCCGTGCTAAGCCAAGATGAACTATATACTTTTCGTGCTGTGGGGAAAATCGAAGCTTTAGAATCAAAATGTAAAGATTTTAGCTCTAGCAATTTTGGCGTGGCTATTGGGCATACGCGCTGGGCGACACACGGCAAACCTACTGAAGCTAACGCCCACCCACATATCGCTGCCTTTAGCAATGTCGTGCATAATGGAATCATTGAAAACTACCAAGAAATCAAACAAGATTTAGAATCTAAGGGGCATTGCTTCCTTTCTCAAACCGATACAGAAGTTATCGTGCATTTGTTCGAAGAGCAGCTTAAAGATACGGCTGATTGCCTTAAAGCTTTTGAGGCGAGTATTGCCAAGCTTAAGGGGGCGTTTGCGATTTTGCTTATTACTAAAAAAGCCCCTGATTGTATTTTCTATGCGAAAAATGGCTCACCTCTTATCATTGGTAAAAGCGCGACACATACAGAGGAAATTTATTTTGCAAGCTCTGATGCACCTTTGATTGGGCTTGTGGATAAGGTCGTGTATTTAGAAGATGGTGATATGGGTGTGATGAAAATGGGTGCATTTAGCTCACTTAAAGGGGCTAAAAAGCTGGAAGGCACGAAGTCTTATGCACAAAAAGAGGGCTATCGCTACTTTATGGAAAAAGAGATTTATGAACAGCATAAAGTCCTGCTTGAAACGATGATGGGGCGCGTAAGTGAGGGGGATATAATCCTTGATGAGATAGAACCTCACTTTTTTGATGATATTACAAGCATTAGCATTTGTGCGTGTGGGACAAGCTACCACGCGGGATTAGGCGCAAAGTATCTCTTTGAGCGATTGGCAAAAATCAAAACAAATGTGCTTATTGCAAGTGAGTTTCGCTACGCACAGCCGGTAATGAATAAAAATGAGCTTTTTATTGTGATTTCTCAAAGTGGAGAGACGGCTGATACGCTAGAGGCTCTCAAACTTGCTAAGAAAAATGGCTTAAAAAGCCTTGCTATTTGCAATGTCGATAATAGCTCTATTGTGAGGGAATCTCATATTTCTTTGCTCACACGTGCTGGGATTGAAAAGGGCGTGGCAAGCACAAAAGCCTTCGCCACGCAAATAATGTTGCTGTGGATTCTAAGCGTGTATATAGGTAAGCTCCGTGGGCATATCGCGCCCGATAGCTTAAAATCGCATATTACCCAAATGATAAATGCAGCAAAAATCACAGAGGTAGATTCTCATATACACGAACATATCAAACGCTTATCTAAGCGATATTTGCACGGACACGGATTTTTCTTTATTGGACGCGATATTTTCTATCCTCTTGCGTTAGAGGGGGCATTGAAGCTTAAAGAGATTAGCTATCTCCACGCAGAGGGCTATCCTAGTGGAGAAATGAAGCACGGACCTATTGCCTTAGCTGATGCAGAGCTTTTCACCCTCGCGCTTATGCCTAGACACCTACTTTTTGATAAGATTAAGAGCAATGTAGAGGAGCTAAGTGCGCGTGATGCAACTATTTGTGCGGTGAGTAGTGAGGCAATTAAGGGTGTTGATGATATGATTTTGATTCCACATACGCAAAGCTATATGGAGGAATTTTTTGTAATGATGGTGGCATTGCAACTCTTTGCGCTAGAAATTGCCGTGCGTTTAGGCAATGATGTGGATATGCCTCGCAATTTAGCTAAAAGTGTCACGGTAGAATAGCCTTTGATTTTTGCGCTTATAGCCTTGCATAAGAGTATTGCGCCACAATTTTAGCTAAGCCATCATAAATAAAACTTTGCTACAATATCCTCTTACAATCCCACATTAAAGTTTGCTTAAATGAAACCACTTCCCATAAGTGTAACAATCCTTGTCAAAAACGCTGAATATACGCTCAAAGAGTGCTTAGAATCTCTGCAAGGCTTTGATGATATAGTCCTCCTTGATAATGGCAGCACGGATAGGACGCTTGAGATTGCAAAAGCATTTAGTAATGTGCAGATTCATCAAAGCGAGTTTATCGGCTTTGGGGCATTGAAAAACCTAGCTATAAGCTATGCTAAGCATAGTTGGATACTTAGCATTGATAGCGATGAAGTGCTAGAATCCCACACTTTTGAGATTATAGAATCAATGCAAGATTCTATGCAGGAGCATTGTATCTACGCCTTGCCACGTAAGAATCTTTACAATGGCGAGTGGATTAAGGCGTGTGGGTGGTATCCAGACTATGTGTGGCGGCTCTTTCACAAAGGATTCACAGCCTTTAATGACAATATTGTGCATGAAAGCGTGATAATCCCTCAAAACGCGCAAAAAGTGCATTTGCAAAGTGGCATAAAGCACTATGCGTATGATAATATCGCGCATTTACTTGATAAATTACAGCGATACTCTAGTCTTTGGGCGGAGCAAAATATACATAAAAAATCAAGCCCATTAAAAGCCCTTATTCACGGCTTTTGGACATTCTTTCGTAATTATTTTTTCAACAAGGGTATATTGTATGGCTATAAGGGCTTTGTGATTAGTGTCTGCAATGGTTTGGGGAGTTTTTTCAAATATATGAAGCTCTATGAATTGCAACAAGATACGCCCCCCCCCCAATTATGCTCGCTTATCGTCACCACTTATAACGCTAAAGAAGCCCTCAAAATTGTCTTAGATTCTATCAAACATCTTGTCTACTTGCCTACTGAAGTGCTTATCGCCGATGATGGCAGCACTGAGGATACAAAAGCCCTTATAGAATCCTATCAAGCCCATTTCCCCTGCCCTCTAAGGCATATTTGGCACGCAGATAAAGGCTTCCGCCTAAGTGCAATCCGCAATCGCGCTATAAATGCCGCACGTGGCGAGTATATCATTATCCTAGATGGCGATATGATAGTTAATCCTCATTTTGTGAAAGACCATTTACGCTATGCTAAAAGAGGTGTGTTTTTGCAAGGCTCTCGCGTGATTTTAGATGAGAAAACCACACAGGAGATTCTCACAAATAAGGCGGAGAATGCCTTTGAGAATGCCTTTAGATATGGGGGATTTAAGGCAAAACGCTCTGCTTTGCTCTCTCAAATGGTATTTGCCACTTCGCGCATTAGAGCTTGCTTTTTTGATACAAAAGACTTTATTAAGGGCATTCGCGGGTGTAATATGAGCTTTTATAAGAGTGATTGTGTGGCGATAAATGGCTTTAATGAGGCGTTTGAGGGCTGGGGGAGGGAAGATTCCGAATTTGTGGCGAGATTTTTATTTAATGGTGGGGAATTGCGGCGGCTCAAATTTGCTGGTATCGCCTATCATCTCTATCACCCTGAAAGCACCCGCACAATGCTAGAATCTAATCACAATATCTATCTTAAAACTATCGCGGCAAAAAGTCGCTTTTGCACTTTAGGGCTTAAAAAAGATTAAAAGCCTATAAGCATTCACAAAGGCGCACAAAACTTATAGGGCGCTACCCTTGCAAAAGCCCCTCTAGCTGCTTAATGCTCCTAGCCACATCAAAAGATTGAGAATGTGCCAATGCTTGAGCGGCAAACTTCTCCCTTGTATCCTTTGCATTATACATCGCTTCCATTACTTGGGTTAGGGCATAGGCATTTTTACTCTCAAAGAACATTCCGCACTCGCCTAGATTCTCATTATACAAAATCTCCTTGCTCGTGGGAATATCACTTGCGATGATGGGCTTACCTAGCACACAGGATTCTGCTAAAACTAACCCATAGCCCTCAAAATATGAAGCAAGCACCATCACATCACATATTTTCATAAAGGGATAAGGATTGCTATGGAAGCCTAGAAAGCGCACATTGCTGACATTTTGAGCCGCTAATATAGAATCTAATTCTTTTTTGTATCGCTCACCCTCACCAAGCAGCCATATCTCGTAGTTATAGCCCTTGTCTTGCAGGATTTTATTCGCCTCTAAAAGTGTGATAAGCCCCTTTTGGTATGTGAGTCTCCCTACTTGCATAAAGACAAAGTTATCCTTTTGAATATCGTGCGCGAGAGATTTTTGCATAATGCCATCTTTATCAATGGGATTATAAATCACCTCGATATGCTTATGTGAAAGCTGAGGATAAAGCTTAAGGAGGGAATCTTTGACATAATTGCTCACACAAATAATGCTATCAAGCCTGAGATATGCCTCAAGCTCGGCTTTATCGCGTTTGCCCTCTCTCATTTCATTTAGGGCAATGTGAATATAGCCTATCTTTTTGCCGCCTTGCTTTTGAGAAATATATATCGTGCTGATACCCTCCAAAAAGCCGATATTGACATCATATTGTTCTTTGATGAAATAATTAATTAATGTAGGATTGCGTAGCACACGTCTTTTCCAAAATTTATTTAAGAATCGCACTTTGCCAAAAATATGGGGAAATGTAAAAACTTTGTGGAGATGTTCCTCACACCAATGCAGATACGTATCTTGCTTTTTCTTTTCAATTAAGAATAAATCTATATCGCTTTTAGGGTTTATATCCCCCCCCCCCATTTGACTTTCTCTTAGCCAATAGGATAGAAAGTCTATAAGCACTCTCTCTGCTCCGCCCCCGCCAATGCCTAGATTACAAATGAGTATTTTCATACCTGCGCTCCTTAAGATAAAATAAAGCCACATCATAAAATATCAATATTTAAAAAAAGATTATGCTAAGCAAAAGGCTTCAATCTTTTATGACTCAAAGCTTTTGGGGTGTTTCTTTTGACTTATTGATTTTGCGTTTTTAGCGTTTGTGATAAGGGAGTGAAATTGATGGGTTTTGCTTGATATTTAGTATCTCAAAAGATATTTTTATCTTAATACTTTTAGATTCTTTATTTATTGCAAAAAGATGAAATCCTGTAAGGACAAAAAAAGGTTTCCCTCTCCCTAGCCCAAAAAAGAATAAAGCCTCCGCTTTTTACCTTTACAGGATTACATCTTTTTGCAATCAGGGAGAGAGCCTCACCCTATCCACACTTGCAACATCGGCGGAGGTGAGAGGTATATCCTCGAAACTGCCCTCTTTTTTCCAGATGTTTTGCATCACGATAGCTAAGCGAGAAAGCGGATAGAAATCAACTTATAAAACCCATATTTTGAGCTCATTACATAACCTTAAAGCTCTGCTATTGTCTGCATAGCCCTTGTTCTATATAGCTTTGCTGGGATTTTAAATCCTTATCATAATCTTTGACATTGTCTTTTGCTCCCACTTTACGCGCTCTTTTGTTTAAAAATGTCTTATTGCTACTTATTATGCTCCTTTGAGGCTCATAGCCTTTCAATGTGATACCTGCTATATCAAGCAATGTGTGGATCAAATCATCGCTCATATAGCGTTGATTCTGTGCTTTTTGCAGTTTTTTATATAATGCT encodes:
- the glmS gene encoding glutamine--fructose-6-phosphate transaminase (isomerizing) codes for the protein MCGIVGYIGNNEKKQILLNGLKELEYRGYDSAGIAVLSQDELYTFRAVGKIEALESKCKDFSSSNFGVAIGHTRWATHGKPTEANAHPHIAAFSNVVHNGIIENYQEIKQDLESKGHCFLSQTDTEVIVHLFEEQLKDTADCLKAFEASIAKLKGAFAILLITKKAPDCIFYAKNGSPLIIGKSATHTEEIYFASSDAPLIGLVDKVVYLEDGDMGVMKMGAFSSLKGAKKLEGTKSYAQKEGYRYFMEKEIYEQHKVLLETMMGRVSEGDIILDEIEPHFFDDITSISICACGTSYHAGLGAKYLFERLAKIKTNVLIASEFRYAQPVMNKNELFIVISQSGETADTLEALKLAKKNGLKSLAICNVDNSSIVRESHISLLTRAGIEKGVASTKAFATQIMLLWILSVYIGKLRGHIAPDSLKSHITQMINAAKITEVDSHIHEHIKRLSKRYLHGHGFFFIGRDIFYPLALEGALKLKEISYLHAEGYPSGEMKHGPIALADAELFTLALMPRHLLFDKIKSNVEELSARDATICAVSSEAIKGVDDMILIPHTQSYMEEFFVMMVALQLFALEIAVRLGNDVDMPRNLAKSVTVE
- the pdxA gene encoding 4-hydroxythreonine-4-phosphate dehydrogenase: MSKIAISIGDVNGIGLEIALKAHQYIAQWCEPLYCVHRDVLESAGVLLKCPVSLDMACVGDFTYHLEHLIEPSCISAQSGKYSYESFMQGVKLAQSGECEALVTLPIHKKAWQKAGITYIGHTHALSSYFQTQGIMMLGCPSLFVALFTDHIALNEVSQCVNKESVKEFLLRFARAVKLSETCCVLGLNPHCGDEGVMGNEDSLITLAVQEANAELGKEIFFGAYPADSAFSPLNRARFRYFVSMYHDVGLAPLKALYFEESINVSLNLPILRTSVDHGVAYDKAYKQDSKVSLQSYLNAVKYALDRA
- a CDS encoding glycosyltransferase family 2 protein — its product is MKPLPISVTILVKNAEYTLKECLESLQGFDDIVLLDNGSTDRTLEIAKAFSNVQIHQSEFIGFGALKNLAISYAKHSWILSIDSDEVLESHTFEIIESMQDSMQEHCIYALPRKNLYNGEWIKACGWYPDYVWRLFHKGFTAFNDNIVHESVIIPQNAQKVHLQSGIKHYAYDNIAHLLDKLQRYSSLWAEQNIHKKSSPLKALIHGFWTFFRNYFFNKGILYGYKGFVISVCNGLGSFFKYMKLYELQQDTPPPQLCSLIVTTYNAKEALKIVLDSIKHLVYLPTEVLIADDGSTEDTKALIESYQAHFPCPLRHIWHADKGFRLSAIRNRAINAARGEYIIILDGDMIVNPHFVKDHLRYAKRGVFLQGSRVILDEKTTQEILTNKAENAFENAFRYGGFKAKRSALLSQMVFATSRIRACFFDTKDFIKGIRGCNMSFYKSDCVAINGFNEAFEGWGREDSEFVARFLFNGGELRRLKFAGIAYHLYHPESTRTMLESNHNIYLKTIAAKSRFCTLGLKKD
- a CDS encoding glycosyltransferase; the encoded protein is MKILICNLGIGGGGAERVLIDFLSYWLRESQMGGGDINPKSDIDLFLIEKKKQDTYLHWCEEHLHKVFTFPHIFGKVRFLNKFWKRRVLRNPTLINYFIKEQYDVNIGFLEGISTIYISQKQGGKKIGYIHIALNEMREGKRDKAELEAYLRLDSIICVSNYVKDSLLKLYPQLSHKHIEVIYNPIDKDGIMQKSLAHDIQKDNFVFMQVGRLTYQKGLITLLEANKILQDKGYNYEIWLLGEGERYKKELDSILAAQNVSNVRFLGFHSNPYPFMKICDVMVLASYFEGYGLVLAESCVLGKPIIASDIPTSKEILYNENLGECGMFFESKNAYALTQVMEAMYNAKDTREKFAAQALAHSQSFDVARSIKQLEGLLQG